Within Streptomyces sp. SS1-1, the genomic segment GCAGGAGGACCAGGCCCACCAGTACGAGGTCCCAGACTCCCATCTGACCAGAGTGCAGGAGCCCGCGAGGACGCGCAGATCAGGAGCTGCCGCCCGGGCGCCACGGCGCGCAACACACGGTCGTACGCCCGTTCGTCCTGTCACCCGACGTGTCCCTCTCGGTGCCGTACGCGGCCGGATTTCCCGATGCCCCGTTCCCATCCGGGCCCCGCGGGGAAGAATCGGGTGCATGAATCAGCAGGGGGGCAAGCCCACCGGTCACGAGGACGACTGGTGGGGCCAGCTGTACGGCGACGCCGAGGACGCCGGCCCGTCCACGGCACCCGACTCGCTCGACGACCGGTACGCCTCGGCCGCGGACGCCGTGAACCGGCCGGACACCGTCCCGGCACCGCGCTCCGACCCGGACGCTCCCGCGCGGGAGGCGCCGGCGTTCCCGGCCGGTCTGCCCCGGCCGCCCGGCTTCACGGTGGAACCGGCGCCGGTTCCGGTCGAGGCTCCGGCTCCAGGCTCGGCTCCGGCTCCAGGCTCGGCTCCGGCTCCGGTCCCGGCTCCCGTTCCGGCGGGTGAGGAGCCGCCCCCTCCGCCCGCCGGAGACCGGCCGGCCCGCGCGCTCGACTACGTGGGCGCCGGACCGCCCACCTACGACCCCGAGCCGACCGCACTGCCCCCGGCCGACCCGGACGACCTCGGCGACCTGGTGGCCGACACCGTCCTCGACGGCGCCCGCTACGGCACCGCCACCGTGCGGGCCGTGTCCCTGCGCGGCGACTCCGCCCGCTACCGGGGCGAGCCCCGCCGCGACTCCCTGCTCACCGCCCGCTTCGGCACCGGCGACCACGCCCTGCTCCTGGTCGCCATGGCCACCGGCGCCCGCGCCACCCCCGGCGCCCACCGGGCCGCCGCCGAGGCGTGCCGGTGGATCGGCCGGGCCGTCGGCCGCAGCCACGAACAGCTCGCGGCCGACATGCGGGCCGGCCGGCGCGGCGATCTGAAGTCCGGGCTGCACCGCCTCACCGGCCGCAGCCTCGGCCGGCTCCGCGCGAGCGCCGTCGAACAGGGCGTCGACCCGGAGGAGTACGCGGCCGTCCTGCGCTGCCTGCTGCTGCCCGCCGACCCCGAGTGCCGGACGCGGGTCTTCTTCGGGGCGGGCGCCGGAGGGCTGTTCCGGCTGCGGGACGGGGAGTGGCAGGACATCGAGCCGCGGGTGACCGACACCGCCGGCGAACCCGTCGTCGGCTTCGGCTCGCCGCCCGCCGAGACCCCCGACGGCGACCGGCTCACCATGGACCTCGGCATCCCGACCCCGCCGAGCCCCTACGAGCCGGCGCCCGAGCCGCCTCGCGAGCCCTTCCGCTTCCGCGCCTCCGTGGCCCGCCCCGGCGACACCCTGCTGCTGTGCACGAGCGGCCTCGCCGACCCCCTGCGCGGCGAACCCGAACTCGCGGCCCACCTCCGGCGGCGCTGGTCCGGCTCCGGGCCGCCCGGCCTCGCCGACTTCCTCGCCGACACCCAGGTCCGGGTCAAGGGATACGCCGACGACCGTACGGCCGCCGCCGTCTGGGAGACGTGATCAGCTGTACGGCACCCAGGCCCGGTCGGACGTCTCGTACACGTAGCGCGGCAGCGACCCGATGCCCGTCGTACGGAACGGGCGGCCCGCGTCGTCGACGCGGACGGTGCCGGTGCGGCCCTGCGAGGACCAGTCGAGCTCCAGGTACCAGGAGCAGTCGCAGGCGCGGGTCTCCGCGGTGACCAGCAGTACCTCCGGGTCCGTGGCGGACACCCGGTAGGGCAGCCGCATCGCCGGGATCGGGGTGCCCGTGTCGTTGCCGTCCTGGGGGCGGGCGACGGGCCGGTCCCTGTCCAGGTCGACGTCGAAGAAGCGCGGTGTCAGCGCTCCGCCGCAGCCCCGGTCCATCGCGTACACCGTGCCCTTCAGTGGCGTCGCGCGGCTCACGACGCGGACCCGCAGCGCCTCCAGCACGACGGCTGTGGCACTGCGGCCCTGCACCGACACCCGGACCATGGTCTGCCGCCCGTGCACGGCGCCCAGCGAGGTCGCCCAGGTGCGGGCGTCCTGCGGCGGGGGCGGCGGCGGCACCTGCTGCGGCGGCCGGGTGAGGACGTAGTCGTGGCCGCATCCGGCCTGCCAGACATGCGAGTCGACGCTCCAGGTCAGGGGCGTGCCCGCGCCGGGCTCGGGCCGCCCGGTCCCCTTCGGCGCCTCCTTGCCGCCCGCCTCGCGCGACGCCGGCTTCGTCGGGCGGGCGGCGGAGGGGGACGCCTTCGCCGTGGTGGGTGTGGGGGAGCGGGGCGGGGACGGGCGGGACGTGGGCGCCTGTGCCGTACGGGTCGGATCGGCGGCCTCGACGCGGTCCGCGCCGCGGCCGGGCCGGTCGTCCGGGAGGGCGGCGAGCGTGCCGAGACCGGCGAGGAGCGCGGTGGCCGCCGCCGTCAGCGCGAGGAGCCTGCGACGGCGGGAGCGGGGGCGGGCGGACGCGGGGGAGGACGCAGTGA encodes:
- a CDS encoding protein phosphatase 2C domain-containing protein, yielding MNQQGGKPTGHEDDWWGQLYGDAEDAGPSTAPDSLDDRYASAADAVNRPDTVPAPRSDPDAPAREAPAFPAGLPRPPGFTVEPAPVPVEAPAPGSAPAPGSAPAPVPAPVPAGEEPPPPPAGDRPARALDYVGAGPPTYDPEPTALPPADPDDLGDLVADTVLDGARYGTATVRAVSLRGDSARYRGEPRRDSLLTARFGTGDHALLLVAMATGARATPGAHRAAAEACRWIGRAVGRSHEQLAADMRAGRRGDLKSGLHRLTGRSLGRLRASAVEQGVDPEEYAAVLRCLLLPADPECRTRVFFGAGAGGLFRLRDGEWQDIEPRVTDTAGEPVVGFGSPPAETPDGDRLTMDLGIPTPPSPYEPAPEPPREPFRFRASVARPGDTLLLCTSGLADPLRGEPELAAHLRRRWSGSGPPGLADFLADTQVRVKGYADDRTAAAVWET
- a CDS encoding helix-turn-helix domain-containing protein, with the translated sequence MRDDVQEFAALLRRLKERTDRSYGQLARRLAMNTSTLHRYCAGEAVPLDFAPVERFAALCAATPEERLELHRLWILAVAARQRARTQGAKPATEAPEPARDGSAEAPDEPAATPAEPTPDVTASSPASARPRSRRRRLLALTAAATALLAGLGTLAALPDDRPGRGADRVEAADPTRTAQAPTSRPSPPRSPTPTTAKASPSAARPTKPASREAGGKEAPKGTGRPEPGAGTPLTWSVDSHVWQAGCGHDYVLTRPPQQVPPPPPPQDARTWATSLGAVHGRQTMVRVSVQGRSATAVVLEALRVRVVSRATPLKGTVYAMDRGCGGALTPRFFDVDLDRDRPVARPQDGNDTGTPIPAMRLPYRVSATDPEVLLVTAETRACDCSWYLELDWSSQGRTGTVRVDDAGRPFRTTGIGSLPRYVYETSDRAWVPYS